A single Mercenaria mercenaria strain notata chromosome 9, MADL_Memer_1, whole genome shotgun sequence DNA region contains:
- the LOC123547351 gene encoding chitinase-3-like protein 1, protein MALFKLTVVAVLFSAVTAKGYLRVCYYSNWAQYRPVPAKMTPDKIDPKLCTHLIYAFAELDSNSELSFTEWNDGDMVKVFSGLKAKNPDLKTLLAVGGYNQGSTPFSDMAASSYKRSKFARTAVDFLKTWGFDGLDLNWEFPGGKGGRKRKDKKNFISLIKELREVFDSSNYNKLLLTAALPAGKVQIDTGYDIAKMAKNLDFVSLMSYDFNGDWDDVAGHNSPLYPRDSETGDDRRKNVDWAATYFIEKGIPKEKLIIGLPTYGRHYKLSDKSNYNISAPIKRAGTKGRYTKEPGFLTFYEVCKLLGDGKRVFETTQKVPYLIHMDHWIGYDDEESFEFKLTYIKKKGFGGAAVWTIDMDDFGQLCPGSKERPAFPLISLMAGMLGENAQDDMPEEYGGDTDGNEDQRGINNPSSQRCEYAKNNNCSAERREMSNSKTPNVRTLLDKLKIRMSELDLPYDTDTDSSETDLWHFENSERDMLDLEQTDQYLENPDRDLSDRDSQELLDMDSSYYDPQDLDSRDLDSSEEDYIF, encoded by the exons ATGGCACTTTTTAAATTAACAGTTGTTGCCGTACTTTTTAGTGCCGTCACTGCCAAAG GTTATCTAAGAGTATGTTATTACTCCAACTGGGCACAATATCGTCCCGTGCCTGCAAAGATGACGCCAGACAAAATTGACCCAAAACTGTGCACCCATCTCATTTATGCTTTCGCCGAACTAGATTCCAATTCTGAGCTTAGCTTCACTGAATGGAATGATGGAGACAT gGTTAAGGTATTTAGTGGTCTCAAGGCGAAGAACCCTGACCTTAAAACGCTTCTTGCTGTTGGTGGATACAATCAAGGCAGTACACCGTTCTCTGACATGGCAGCCAGTAGTTATAAGCGATCCAAGTTTGCTCGTACGGCTGTTGATTTCTTGAAGACTTGGGGTTTTGATGGACTCGATCTAAACTGGGAATTCCCCGGCGGAAAAGGGGGAAGAAAGAGGAAAGATAagaaaaactttatttcattgataaag gAGCTGAGAGAAGTGTTTGATTCCTCTAACTACAACAAACTTTTACTTACCGCTGCGTTGCCTGCCGGGAAAGTACAAATCGACACCGGCTATGACATAGCAAAAATGGCAAA AAATCTGGATTTTGTCAGTCTTATGTCCTATGACTTTAATGGAGACTGGGACGATGTAGCGGGTCATAATAGTCCTTTATATCCGAGAGATTCTGAAACGGGAGATGACCGAAggaaaaatgtt GACTGGGCAGCTACGTATTTCATAGAGAAAGGGATTCCGAAAGAAAAGTTAATAATAGGTTTACCTACTTATGGCCGCCACTATAAGCTCTCCGATAAGTCCAACTATAATATTAGCGCTCCTATCAAACGTGCTGGCACGAAAGGTCGTTATACAAAGGAACCAGGCTTTCTGACTTTTTACGAG GTGTGCAAGTTGTTAGGTGACGGCAAGAGAGTGTTTGAAACGACGCAGAAAGTCCCGTATCTGATACACATGGACCATTGGATAGGATACGACGATGAAGAGAGCTTTGAATTCAAG cttacatatataaaaaagaaaggatTTGGTGGAGCCGCGGTGTGGACTATTGATATGGATGACTTTGGTCAACTTTGTCCAGGTTCTAAAGAACGACCAGCGTTCCCTTTGATAAGCCTAATGGCGGGCATGTTAGGAGAGAATGCACAAGATGATATGCCAGAAGAATATGGGGGAGATACTGACGGAAATGAAGACCAACGGG GCATCAACAATCCTTCAAGTCAACGTTGTGAATATGCGAAGAATAATAACTGTTCGGCTGAAAGAAGGGAAATGTCAAACTCGAAAACGCCAAATGTTCGCACACTTCTGGATAAACTTAAGATTAGAATGTCTGAATTAGATTTGCCATACGATACAGACACCGACTCTTCCGAAACAGACTTGTGGCACTTTGAAAACTCGGAAAGGGATATGTTAGACCTAGAACAAACCGATCAATACTTGGAAAACCCGGATAGAGACTTGTCGGATCGGGACAGCCAAGAATTGCTCGACATGGACAGTTCATACTATGATCCACAAGACTTGGACAGTAGAGATTTGGATTCATCAGAAGAAGATTATATCTTTTAA
- the LOC123547352 gene encoding spermatogenesis-associated protein 24-like: MADSEDDSTEYEQIPSHIIVQKQLQDLIAIQKARVARLEQDVSVNNETIRDNYVPKDQYETELSSLQESLRSDYVPREHYELAVKQLEEEKVEHAQTRLKLNEVVDKLEQAMTEMNNLQDQLQQQKIEHEKTKGALKSKTMQETAKSMKLQSKCSEISRQCELQEDILSSKNSEIKTLEKKLQEQQNLYKKELTEAEIEKKQQRYIAKMMEEQERKNSRGTHQAVPKTKSFKR, encoded by the exons atggcggatTCCGAAGACGATTCTACAGAATATGAACAAATTCCATCTCATattattgttcagaaacaacTTCAAGACTTGATTGCAATTCAGAAGGCCCGAGTTGCAAGACTGGAACAAGAT GTATCAGTGAACAATGAAACAATAAGAGATAACTATGTGCCTAAAGACCAATATGAAACAGAGCTGAGTTCACTGCAG GAGAGTTTGAGAAGTGATTATGTTCCTAGAGAGCATTATGAGCTTGCAGTTAAACAACTTGAG GAGGAGAAAGTTGAACATGCACAGACAAGGCTGAAGTTGAATGAAGTTGTGGACAAACTGGAGCAAGCTATGACAGAAATGAATAATCTGCAAGACCAATTACAGCAACAGAAGATTGAACATGAGAAAAC GAAAGGTGCCCTGAAAAGTAAGACGATGCAAGAAACTGCAAAATCCATGAAATTACAGTCCAAGTGCTCAG aaatttCACGACAGTGTGAGCTACAAGAGGACATACTATCTTCCAAAAACTCTGAAATTAAAACTCTTGAAAAGAAGTTACAAGAACAGCAAAATTTATACAAGAAAGAATTAACTGAAGCAGAAATTGAAAAGAAACAACAGAGATACATTGCTAAAATGATGGAAGAACAGGAAAGGAAAAATTCACGTGGAACGCACCAGGCTGTGCCAAAAACAAAATCCTTCAAAAGATGA